A stretch of Rhodoferax potami DNA encodes these proteins:
- the hrcA gene encoding heat-inducible transcriptional repressor HrcA — MLDERSKMLMKALVERYIADGQPVGSRTLSKESGLDLSPATIRNVMSDLEDLGLIVSPHTSAGRIPTARGYRLFVDTMLTVQQGHMAAHSLAPDQPQKVISNAANLLSNLSQFVGVVIAPRRTSAFRHIEFLRLSERRLLVIIVAPDGDVQNRVIFTEVDYTQSQLAEAANFLNSSYMGLEIEQVRQRLQGEVESLRGEIATLMQAAVNASSEVISETQDEVVISGERNLLSVSDFSSDMGHLRRAFELFEQKAQLMRLLDVTGQAEGVRIFIGGESQVVPFEDLSIVSSPYEVDGKVVGTLGVIGPTRMAYDRMIQIVDITSKLVSNALSHHK; from the coding sequence ATGCTCGATGAACGTTCCAAGATGTTGATGAAGGCGCTCGTAGAGCGCTATATCGCCGATGGACAGCCCGTCGGCAGCCGCACGCTCTCCAAAGAGTCCGGCCTCGACCTCTCGCCCGCCACCATCCGCAACGTCATGTCGGACTTGGAGGACCTGGGCCTCATCGTCAGCCCCCACACCTCGGCCGGGCGCATCCCCACCGCGCGCGGCTACCGCCTGTTTGTGGACACCATGCTCACGGTGCAGCAAGGCCACATGGCTGCGCACAGCCTCGCGCCCGATCAGCCGCAAAAAGTCATCAGCAACGCGGCGAATCTGCTCTCCAACTTGTCGCAGTTTGTGGGGGTGGTGATTGCGCCGCGCCGCACATCGGCTTTCCGGCATATTGAGTTTTTGCGCCTCTCGGAGCGGCGGCTGCTGGTCATCATCGTGGCGCCCGATGGCGATGTGCAAAACCGCGTCATCTTCACCGAGGTGGACTACACCCAAAGCCAGCTCGCCGAGGCGGCCAACTTTTTGAACAGCAGCTACATGGGGCTGGAGATCGAGCAAGTGCGCCAGCGCCTGCAAGGCGAGGTAGAAAGCCTGCGCGGCGAGATTGCCACTCTCATGCAAGCAGCGGTGAATGCCAGCTCGGAAGTGATCTCCGAAACGCAAGACGAAGTGGTGATCTCCGGCGAGCGCAACCTGCTGTCGGTGTCTGACTTTTCGAGCGACATGGGCCACCTGCGCCGCGCGTTTGAGCTGTTTGAGCAAAAGGCCCAGCTTATGCGCCTGCTGGACGTGACCGGCCAGGCCGAAGGCGTGCGCATCTTCATCGGGGGCGAGAGCCAGGTGGTGCCGTTTGAAGACCTGTCCATCGTCAGCAGCCCCTACGAGGTGGATGGCAAAGTGGTTGGCACGCTAGGCGTGATCGGCCCCACCCGCATGGCGTATGACCGCATGATCCAGATTGTGGATATCACCTCCAAGCTGGTGAGCAACGCGCTGAGTCACCACAAATAA
- a CDS encoding beta family protein, with protein sequence MSLLYVPVMGAKKGEFTALTNLAAGISEKVMPVFELPAQKPDARLFEKSILRTATSAGKAWPGRQAFLDISKWKPNARTESGIHVLEYAFSVFRSNGVPVQPVVGYDRWDDPLYVQAHKNIRTSVQVTPCIRIDREAVQDDMPDVEYFSERMNEIMEALNVGPKNCYILLDFGNVSTVAVPDLMGDVERAVGVLRGLGFGTVIVAGGSMPAVVNAAVNKTNSEGCIPRIEMLAWKAIFSASKDTSLIFGDYLIRNPDAIEGVIAPDANAKIRYTINNQYFIVRGHSKRLETLTSQHKRLCATLVASAHYMHTTPPFSWGDAEILNCGLGLREVREATSMIAIDSNHHVSAVVAEIFEHQRTVVSSPSASAGLSV encoded by the coding sequence ATGAGTCTTCTATATGTTCCAGTGATGGGCGCTAAAAAGGGTGAATTCACAGCCCTTACAAACTTGGCGGCAGGTATTTCAGAAAAAGTGATGCCTGTCTTTGAGTTGCCCGCCCAAAAGCCCGATGCACGTTTGTTCGAAAAATCCATCCTTCGAACTGCGACTAGCGCTGGCAAAGCTTGGCCCGGACGCCAGGCGTTTTTAGATATTTCTAAGTGGAAGCCGAACGCGCGAACCGAAAGTGGAATTCATGTTTTGGAATATGCGTTTTCAGTGTTCCGATCAAATGGCGTTCCGGTTCAACCGGTAGTCGGTTACGACCGTTGGGACGATCCTCTGTACGTCCAAGCGCACAAGAATATTCGTACTTCGGTACAAGTAACACCTTGCATTCGCATTGATCGTGAAGCCGTGCAAGATGACATGCCTGACGTTGAGTATTTCTCTGAGCGCATGAATGAAATCATGGAAGCGCTCAACGTCGGACCAAAAAATTGCTACATCCTCCTCGACTTCGGCAACGTATCTACGGTTGCAGTCCCAGACTTAATGGGAGATGTTGAGCGCGCCGTAGGCGTTTTGCGTGGTTTGGGCTTCGGCACTGTAATTGTTGCAGGTGGATCGATGCCTGCAGTTGTGAATGCGGCGGTAAACAAAACGAACTCGGAAGGCTGCATCCCGCGCATCGAAATGCTTGCCTGGAAAGCAATTTTCTCTGCCAGCAAAGACACGTCACTTATTTTTGGCGACTATTTGATTCGAAACCCTGATGCGATTGAGGGAGTGATTGCTCCTGATGCAAACGCCAAAATTCGATACACCATTAACAATCAGTATTTCATTGTGCGTGGACATTCAAAGCGACTGGAAACATTGACTTCTCAACACAAACGGCTTTGCGCCACCCTTGTGGCGTCGGCTCACTATATGCACACGACGCCTCCTTTTAGTTGGGGGGATGCTGAAATCTTGAATTGCGGCTTGGGCCTTAGAGAAGTTCGCGAAGCAACTAGCATGATCGCTATAGACAGCAACCACCATGTCAGCGCTGTTGTTGCAGAGATTTTTGAGCATCAACGCACGGTTGTCTCGAGCCCGTCAGCAAGCGCAGGTCTGAGTGTCTAA